One part of the Hippoglossus hippoglossus isolate fHipHip1 chromosome 11, fHipHip1.pri, whole genome shotgun sequence genome encodes these proteins:
- the LOC117770939 gene encoding CD5 antigen-like isoform X2: MKLLNYVFIVHLSYCLCQDPTDGNNTGGVMLKEFKGDPHVHHSKCRWTLRLPGNRSGDVVPLSSDSTDSLVEQICQDLDCGRVYHVDKTRSPPNATCFHDCLYKDHRLQNCTQSVSSECTVITAAVCGHQAVWLAEGPDRCAGRVEVWREGQRGTVCDDGWDLRDADVVCAQLGCGYALSVTGQGGSFPPGRGSVLRDELNCSGHEENLWACQASQEEPDCGHKEDAGVTCSEMRAIRLTGGADRCSGKLEVHRNGSWGTVCDNCWNERLASMVCSMLQCGTTAQNFSQFVPPLVHNQGPQWYYRCDPGHQNLWECREIVNRIHLCKDSKASGVICEGSLGILPATKTNSPGMTSWTAVPAATTRVTPLQALLSAFPVPLIFITVCLLLLVLLITNTVLCCHYRRRHAFLLQQSRTSPRPRRLNNYHETVDLVKVTAHNQQQTNVPTDPRYLWTQRSSVDSTSVDTDYEQGDPSNEPSILLSTFRNSQRYRNHTNPSPGPSGADALCPEGPAPTHKDTGASGGPPDAQQARASMISVDSFETSSTSSGENYENINNSKYINVTPGRFDSLYWLYHINCLLCF, encoded by the exons ATGAAGCTGCTGAACTACGTGTTCATTGTCCATCTGAGCTACTGTCTCTGTCAAG acCCAACTGATGGAAATAACACAGGGGGAGTAATGCTGAAGGAATTCAAAG GTGACCCTCACGTTCACCACAGTAAATGCCGCTGGACCCTCCGGTTGCCTGGAAACAGGAGCGGTGATGTGGTGCCGCTCTCGTCCGACTCCACAGATTCGTTGGTCGAGCAGATCTGTCAGGACCTCGACTGTGGACGTGTCTATCATGTGGACAAAACCAGATCCCCCCCCAACGCCACCTGCTTCCACGACTGCTTGTACAAAGACCACCGTTTGCAGAACTGTACGCAGAGTGTGAGCAGTGAATGCACCGTGATCACTGCAGCCGTTTGTG GCCACCAGGCTGTGTGGCTGGCTGAAGGGCCCGACCGCTGTGCTGGACGTGTGGAGGTGTGGAGAGAGGGCCAACGGGGAACAGTGTGTGACGACGGCTGGGACCTGAGGGATGCCGACGTGGTGTGCGCCCAGCTGGGCTGTGGTTACGCCCTCAGTGTGACGGGACAGGGCGGCTCCTTCCCCCCGGGCAGAGGATCCGTCCTCCGGGACGAGCTGAACTGTTCGGGCCATGAGGAGAACCTGTGGGCCTGCCAGGCCTCACAGGAGGAGCCCGACTGTGGACACAAAGAGGATGCTGGGGTCACATGCTCAG AGATGAGAGCCATCCGACTGACTGGAGGTGCGGACCGCTGCTCGGGGAAACTGGAGGTTCACCGTAATGGCAGCTGGGGCACGGTGTGTGACAACTGCTGGAATGAACGTCTGGCCTCCATGGTGTGCTCCATGCTGCAGTGTGGCACCACAGCGCAGAACTTCTCCCAGTTCGTTCCTCCTCTCGTCCACAACCAGGGGCCACAGTGGTACTACCGCTGCGACCCGGGGCATCAGAACCTGTGGGAGTGCAGGGAGATCGTCAACAGAATCCACTTGTGTAAGGACTCTAAAGCATCAGGGGTCATCTGTGAAG GTTCTCTTGGGATTCTTCCAGCGACCAAAACTAATTCTCCAGGGATGACCAGTTGGACGGCag TcccagcagcaacaacaagagTCACCCCTTTACAAGCTTTACTCTCAGCGTTTCCTGTgcccctcatcttcatcactgtgtgtctgctgctcctCGTGTTGCTGATCACTAACACGGTGCTGTGCTGCCACTACAGGAGGAGACACG CGTTTTTGCTCCAGCAGAGCCGCACCAGCCCTCGACCGCGTCGCCTCAACAACTACCATGAAACTGTCGACCTGGTCAAAGTCACCGCCCACAACCAGCAGCAGACAAATG TCCCCACGGATCCCAGGTACCTGTGGACCCAGCGTAGTAGTGTTGACAGCACATCAGTAGATACAGACTATGAGCAGGGTGACCCAAGCAATGAGCCGTCTATCCTTTTATCGACCTTTCGGA ATTCTCAGCGATACAGAAACCACACAAACCCTTCGCCGGGGCCTTCAGGTGCTGACGCCCTCTGTCCGGAAG GCCCTGCACCAACACATAAAGACACAGGAGCCAGCGGAGGCCCCCCCGATGCTCAACAGGCCCGAGCGTCAATGATCTCAGTGGATTCATTTGAAACCTCCAGCACCTCATCTGGGGAGAACTACgaaaacataaacaacagcAAATACATCAATGTCACTCCTGGTCGGTTCGATTCC TTATATTGGTTATATCATATAAActgtttattatgtttttaa
- the LOC117770939 gene encoding CD5 antigen-like isoform X3, translated as MKLLNYVFIVHLSYCLCQDPTDGNNTGGVMLKEFKGDPHVHHSKCRWTLRLPGNRSGDVVPLSSDSTDSLVEQICQDLDCGRVYHVDKTRSPPNATCFHDCLYKDHRLQNCTQSVSSECTVITAAVCGHQAVWLAEGPDRCAGRVEVWREGQRGTVCDDGWDLRDADVVCAQLGCGYALSVTGQGGSFPPGRGSVLRDELNCSGHEENLWACQASQEEPDCGHKEDAGVTCSEMRAIRLTGGADRCSGKLEVHRNGSWGTVCDNCWNERLASMVCSMLQCGTTAQNFSQFVPPLVHNQGPQWYYRCDPGHQNLWECREIVNRIHLCKDSKASGVICEGSLGILPATKTNSPGMTSWTAVPAATTRVTPLQALLSAFPVPLIFITVCLLLLVLLITNTVLCCHYRRRHAFLLQQSRTSPRPRRLNNYHETVDLVKVTAHNQQQTNDSQRYRNHTNPSPGPSGADALCPEGPAPTHKDTGASGGPPDAQQARASMISVDSFETSSTSSGENYENINNSKYINVTPDPGLDQSSAASEAPDPSRFLFRNYQHQPAQATNLSSSDEDDGPLYSPVSPD; from the exons ATGAAGCTGCTGAACTACGTGTTCATTGTCCATCTGAGCTACTGTCTCTGTCAAG acCCAACTGATGGAAATAACACAGGGGGAGTAATGCTGAAGGAATTCAAAG GTGACCCTCACGTTCACCACAGTAAATGCCGCTGGACCCTCCGGTTGCCTGGAAACAGGAGCGGTGATGTGGTGCCGCTCTCGTCCGACTCCACAGATTCGTTGGTCGAGCAGATCTGTCAGGACCTCGACTGTGGACGTGTCTATCATGTGGACAAAACCAGATCCCCCCCCAACGCCACCTGCTTCCACGACTGCTTGTACAAAGACCACCGTTTGCAGAACTGTACGCAGAGTGTGAGCAGTGAATGCACCGTGATCACTGCAGCCGTTTGTG GCCACCAGGCTGTGTGGCTGGCTGAAGGGCCCGACCGCTGTGCTGGACGTGTGGAGGTGTGGAGAGAGGGCCAACGGGGAACAGTGTGTGACGACGGCTGGGACCTGAGGGATGCCGACGTGGTGTGCGCCCAGCTGGGCTGTGGTTACGCCCTCAGTGTGACGGGACAGGGCGGCTCCTTCCCCCCGGGCAGAGGATCCGTCCTCCGGGACGAGCTGAACTGTTCGGGCCATGAGGAGAACCTGTGGGCCTGCCAGGCCTCACAGGAGGAGCCCGACTGTGGACACAAAGAGGATGCTGGGGTCACATGCTCAG AGATGAGAGCCATCCGACTGACTGGAGGTGCGGACCGCTGCTCGGGGAAACTGGAGGTTCACCGTAATGGCAGCTGGGGCACGGTGTGTGACAACTGCTGGAATGAACGTCTGGCCTCCATGGTGTGCTCCATGCTGCAGTGTGGCACCACAGCGCAGAACTTCTCCCAGTTCGTTCCTCCTCTCGTCCACAACCAGGGGCCACAGTGGTACTACCGCTGCGACCCGGGGCATCAGAACCTGTGGGAGTGCAGGGAGATCGTCAACAGAATCCACTTGTGTAAGGACTCTAAAGCATCAGGGGTCATCTGTGAAG GTTCTCTTGGGATTCTTCCAGCGACCAAAACTAATTCTCCAGGGATGACCAGTTGGACGGCag TcccagcagcaacaacaagagTCACCCCTTTACAAGCTTTACTCTCAGCGTTTCCTGTgcccctcatcttcatcactgtgtgtctgctgctcctCGTGTTGCTGATCACTAACACGGTGCTGTGCTGCCACTACAGGAGGAGACACG CGTTTTTGCTCCAGCAGAGCCGCACCAGCCCTCGACCGCGTCGCCTCAACAACTACCATGAAACTGTCGACCTGGTCAAAGTCACCGCCCACAACCAGCAGCAGACAAATG ATTCTCAGCGATACAGAAACCACACAAACCCTTCGCCGGGGCCTTCAGGTGCTGACGCCCTCTGTCCGGAAG GCCCTGCACCAACACATAAAGACACAGGAGCCAGCGGAGGCCCCCCCGATGCTCAACAGGCCCGAGCGTCAATGATCTCAGTGGATTCATTTGAAACCTCCAGCACCTCATCTGGGGAGAACTACgaaaacataaacaacagcAAATACATCAATGTCACTCCTG ATCCTGGACTGGACCAGTCGTCTGCTGCCAGCGAAGCTCCCGATCCTTCAAGGTTCCTCTTCAGAAATTATCAACATCAGCCGGCACAAGCAACAAACCTGAGTTCAA gtgatgaagatgacggCCCCCTCTACTCTCCGGTGAGTCCTGACTGA
- the LOC117770939 gene encoding CD5 antigen-like isoform X1, producing the protein MKLLNYVFIVHLSYCLCQDPTDGNNTGGVMLKEFKGDPHVHHSKCRWTLRLPGNRSGDVVPLSSDSTDSLVEQICQDLDCGRVYHVDKTRSPPNATCFHDCLYKDHRLQNCTQSVSSECTVITAAVCGHQAVWLAEGPDRCAGRVEVWREGQRGTVCDDGWDLRDADVVCAQLGCGYALSVTGQGGSFPPGRGSVLRDELNCSGHEENLWACQASQEEPDCGHKEDAGVTCSEMRAIRLTGGADRCSGKLEVHRNGSWGTVCDNCWNERLASMVCSMLQCGTTAQNFSQFVPPLVHNQGPQWYYRCDPGHQNLWECREIVNRIHLCKDSKASGVICEGSLGILPATKTNSPGMTSWTAVPAATTRVTPLQALLSAFPVPLIFITVCLLLLVLLITNTVLCCHYRRRHAFLLQQSRTSPRPRRLNNYHETVDLVKVTAHNQQQTNVPTDPRYLWTQRSSVDSTSVDTDYEQGDPSNEPSILLSTFRNSQRYRNHTNPSPGPSGADALCPEGPAPTHKDTGASGGPPDAQQARASMISVDSFETSSTSSGENYENINNSKYINVTPDPGLDQSSAASEAPDPSRFLFRNYQHQPAQATNLSSSDEDDGPLYSPVSPD; encoded by the exons ATGAAGCTGCTGAACTACGTGTTCATTGTCCATCTGAGCTACTGTCTCTGTCAAG acCCAACTGATGGAAATAACACAGGGGGAGTAATGCTGAAGGAATTCAAAG GTGACCCTCACGTTCACCACAGTAAATGCCGCTGGACCCTCCGGTTGCCTGGAAACAGGAGCGGTGATGTGGTGCCGCTCTCGTCCGACTCCACAGATTCGTTGGTCGAGCAGATCTGTCAGGACCTCGACTGTGGACGTGTCTATCATGTGGACAAAACCAGATCCCCCCCCAACGCCACCTGCTTCCACGACTGCTTGTACAAAGACCACCGTTTGCAGAACTGTACGCAGAGTGTGAGCAGTGAATGCACCGTGATCACTGCAGCCGTTTGTG GCCACCAGGCTGTGTGGCTGGCTGAAGGGCCCGACCGCTGTGCTGGACGTGTGGAGGTGTGGAGAGAGGGCCAACGGGGAACAGTGTGTGACGACGGCTGGGACCTGAGGGATGCCGACGTGGTGTGCGCCCAGCTGGGCTGTGGTTACGCCCTCAGTGTGACGGGACAGGGCGGCTCCTTCCCCCCGGGCAGAGGATCCGTCCTCCGGGACGAGCTGAACTGTTCGGGCCATGAGGAGAACCTGTGGGCCTGCCAGGCCTCACAGGAGGAGCCCGACTGTGGACACAAAGAGGATGCTGGGGTCACATGCTCAG AGATGAGAGCCATCCGACTGACTGGAGGTGCGGACCGCTGCTCGGGGAAACTGGAGGTTCACCGTAATGGCAGCTGGGGCACGGTGTGTGACAACTGCTGGAATGAACGTCTGGCCTCCATGGTGTGCTCCATGCTGCAGTGTGGCACCACAGCGCAGAACTTCTCCCAGTTCGTTCCTCCTCTCGTCCACAACCAGGGGCCACAGTGGTACTACCGCTGCGACCCGGGGCATCAGAACCTGTGGGAGTGCAGGGAGATCGTCAACAGAATCCACTTGTGTAAGGACTCTAAAGCATCAGGGGTCATCTGTGAAG GTTCTCTTGGGATTCTTCCAGCGACCAAAACTAATTCTCCAGGGATGACCAGTTGGACGGCag TcccagcagcaacaacaagagTCACCCCTTTACAAGCTTTACTCTCAGCGTTTCCTGTgcccctcatcttcatcactgtgtgtctgctgctcctCGTGTTGCTGATCACTAACACGGTGCTGTGCTGCCACTACAGGAGGAGACACG CGTTTTTGCTCCAGCAGAGCCGCACCAGCCCTCGACCGCGTCGCCTCAACAACTACCATGAAACTGTCGACCTGGTCAAAGTCACCGCCCACAACCAGCAGCAGACAAATG TCCCCACGGATCCCAGGTACCTGTGGACCCAGCGTAGTAGTGTTGACAGCACATCAGTAGATACAGACTATGAGCAGGGTGACCCAAGCAATGAGCCGTCTATCCTTTTATCGACCTTTCGGA ATTCTCAGCGATACAGAAACCACACAAACCCTTCGCCGGGGCCTTCAGGTGCTGACGCCCTCTGTCCGGAAG GCCCTGCACCAACACATAAAGACACAGGAGCCAGCGGAGGCCCCCCCGATGCTCAACAGGCCCGAGCGTCAATGATCTCAGTGGATTCATTTGAAACCTCCAGCACCTCATCTGGGGAGAACTACgaaaacataaacaacagcAAATACATCAATGTCACTCCTG ATCCTGGACTGGACCAGTCGTCTGCTGCCAGCGAAGCTCCCGATCCTTCAAGGTTCCTCTTCAGAAATTATCAACATCAGCCGGCACAAGCAACAAACCTGAGTTCAA gtgatgaagatgacggCCCCCTCTACTCTCCGGTGAGTCCTGACTGA